The Faecalibacter bovis genome includes the window TTCTATCAAATAAAAAAGGAGCTTTAATAAGCTCCTTTTTTTTGTTTTTTTATTATATAAGATTACTCAACAATTAAGATGAAGTAATTTTTCTTTCCTTTTTGTAATAAAACGTATTTATCAGCAATTAAGTTATCTGCAGTTAAAACAAACTCTTCAGTTACTTTTTCTTTATTAACCGAAATAGAATTTGCCGTTAACTCACGTCTTGCTTCTGAATTTGATTTTAAAAACCCTGATTTTTCAGCTAAAGCAGCAACAATATCTAATCCAGCATCAATATCAGCTTTATCGATTGTACCTTGTGGAACACCCTCAAATACTGATAAGAAAGTATCTGCATCTAATTCTTTTAAATCTTCTGAAGTTGACTTACCGAATAAAACTTGAGATGCTTTTTCCGCTTTACGTAACTCATCAACACCATGAACTAAAATTGTAATTTCAGTTGCTAACTTACGTTGTAATTCACGTAAATGTGGTTCTTGACGGTGACGCTCAATTAATTCATCAATTGTTTCTTTATCTAAGAACGTATAAATTTTGATGTATTTTTCTGCATCAGCATCCGCTTGATTTAACCAGAATTGGTAGAATTTATAAGGAGATGTACGGTTTTTGTCTAACCAAATATTTTCTCCACCTTCAGACTTACCAAATTTAGTTCCATCCGCTTTTGTAGTTAATGGACATGTAAAAGCAAAACCTTCACCACCATCCATACGACGAATTAATTCTGTACCAGTTGTAATATTACCCCATTGATCAGAACCACCCATTTGTAATTTAGCTCCTAACTCACGGTATAAATGAACAAAATCATATCCTTGAATTAATTGGTATGTAAACTCTGTGAAAGACATTCCTACGTTAGATTCTGCAGATAAACGGTTTTTAACCGAATCCTTAGACATCATATAATTTACAGTAATGTGTTTTCCTACAGTACGTGCAAAATCAATGAATGAAAATTCTTTCATCCAATCGTAGTTATTAACTAAAATTGCAGAATTCCCATTATTAGAATCAAAATCTAAGAATCGTGCTAATTGTCCTTTAATACCAGCAACATATTTATCTAAAGTTTCTTCGTCTAATAAACTTCTTTCTGCTGCTTTTCCTGTTGGATCACCAATAAATCCTGTTGCTCCACCAACTAACGCGATCGGACGGTGCCCGTGGCGTTGTAAATGAACTAACAAGAAGATCGGCACTAAGCTACCTACGTGTAAAGAATCGGCAGTTGGATCGAATCCCACATACCCTGAAGTCATTTCTTTAGACAATTGCTCTTCAGTCCCTGGCATAATGTTGTGAACTAGCCCTCTCCAAGTAAGTTCTTCAATGAATGGATTCATAATATATATTATATTTTAAAAAAAATTTGCGAGGTGTAAAGTTATAAATTTCTAATCTATTATTTAAATTGAAAATATCTTATAACGTTAAATTCTATATCTTTAATAGAAAATCAACTAAATCCTTGCTTACATATGGAAGTTTTTTTTCAAAATCAACAAATCAAATGGATTAATTTACATCATCCTACCACTAAACAATTAGAAGAAATTGCTTCTCAATATGGCTTTTTAAAATTAACAATTGAAGACAGTTTAGAGCCTGGACATTTGCCAAAATTTGAATCTGATGAGCATATATCATTTCTATTAGTTCGATTTTTTGATCAAGAAAAAAGAACATTAAAAAATGTAGTTCGGGAATTTAGCCACAAAATAAGTATTTACTTTGGGAAAGATTTTATCATTACCGTACACCAAAAAGAAGCGTCGGTATTTGATCGTGTCCTACAAAAATACATCCATAAAACAGATTCTAATAAAGTTACTAAAAAGGGTATCATTTATAATATTATAAACGAAACTTTAAAAACTTTCGAACCTCCAGCTGACCGAATGGATGAGGAAATTAATACATTAGAAGAAATGGTTTTTAGCAATAATTTTGAAAAATTAAAACTTCAAAATTTATATCATTTAAAAAGAGAAGCATCTGCTTGTCGAAAAATTTTAGATTACACGCTTGATGCATTAAACGAATATACACTCTCGAATAATAAAACAAGTACAATGCAAGATTTGAAAGAAGATTGTATAAAAATGCTGCATTTACATACCCAAATCGTTGAAGATGTACAAAACCTATTATCGATTTATTTGTCTTTAAATAGCCAAAAATCGAATGATATCATGAAAACTTTAACCATTTTTTCAGCCTTTTTTTTACCTCTTACATTTATCGTTGGAATTTATGGAATGAATTTTAATTACATGCCTGAATTAAGTTATAAATGGGGTTATCCAATTTGTATCTTATCCATGTTAATACTCGTAATTTTTATCTATGCATGGTTTAAACGTAAAAAATATCTATAAATAAAAAAGGTCGGCAATTGCCGACCTTTTATAATGTTATATAATTGACTATTTGTTCAATTATGATGGGTTTTGTTCACATAATGGGTTTGCATTTAACTCAGAACGTGGAATTACCCAAGTCCATCTTAAGTCATTTGCAGGAATTTCCCATACATTGTTAATAACAGCTGCAACAGCACCTGTGTCACGACGATTTAATGGAGAAGCAGTACGTTTTAAATCAAAGAAACGGAATCCTTCACCCCATAATTCGATACGACGATGTAAGTATAATTCATCTAAATACGCTTGACCAGAAGTTGTAAATCCTGTAAAAGCAGTATCACGAGCTGTTGCTAACTGAGCTAAAATAGCTTTAGAACCAGCTTCATCTCCTAAGAAATATTTCGCTTCAGCTTCAATTAAGTACATTTCTGCAACACGCATAAATGGTACATCACCTAATGGTGTGTTATTGTCACGATTTTTAGTTATAAACTTCTCAGACGTATATGGGAATTTAGAATAACTAGATGCTAAATTTAAAGATGCATGCTGTCCTGTTGGATCAACTACTTGTGTACGAACGTCAGTTGTTGGGAAAGCTGCATATAATGCATGGTTCATAACCTTAGGCGCTTGACGAATTTGCGTCGAGTTATAGTTACGAGACATGTAAGCATGGAAGTTACCAAAGTAATCTGTTTGATCTGCAACAATTGTGATACCCCACATCCACTCAGGATTAGTATAATCATTAAACCCTTGCTTGTATTGCGCTTGAGTCATTAATGATTTACCTTGACGCGCTAAAGCTGCATATTGTGCTGCTTTTTCATAATCTTGCTGTACTAAAGCAATACGTGCTTTAAGTCCTAAAACATTATCTAAAGCAAAGTGAGAACTATTAGTTTTAGTTTTACCAGTTAATAATTGCTCTGCTTTATCTAAGTCAGCCCAAATTTGAGCATAAACTTCTTCTACAGTATTTCTTGCTTTAGGCACTAAGATTTCTGATGAAGATGGATCTGTGCGGATAATAACTCCTAATTGAGAGTTATTTTGTCCTTTTACATAACGGTTAGCATAACGTTGTACTAATTCGAAATGTGAGTAAGCACGGTAAGCATAAGCTTCTCCAATAGCTTTTTCTTTTAACGTTTGATCACCTGTAGCTGCCTCTCCGTAAACAATTACGTTATTAGCAGAACGGATCATCCCGTACCAGAAATTCCATGGGTAAGATAAATCTGTAGAAGATTCGTTATTATTAGTTAACCATCTCATTCCACTTACAAACCATCCATTACCTTGAGTAGGAAAAATAACATCTTCACCTAAAATCTCATTCACAATTAATTGAGCTGTATATCCGTTTTGCCCTTGTGAAGAGTTTTGACGAACATACATATTTCTGTGCATACCGTTAATGATTACCATTAAGTTTTCGCCTGTCGCATATGCTACAGCATCAGAAACACTTGATGTCGGAGTCGTATCTAAAAAATCATCAGAACATGAAGTTAGAGTTAATGAAGACCCTAAAACTAATGCTGCTAATATATATTTTGCTTTTTTCATTTTATTAATTTTTAAAATTGAACATTTAATCCAACAGAAATAGTTCTAGCAGGAGTAAAACGATAAGATGTTGTACCGTTAAATGACTGAACTGGTTCTAAACCTTTTCTTGCTGTCCAACTTACAAGGTTTTCTCCACTTAAGTAAAGTTTTAAAGAAGAGAATCCTAAACTTTCTAATTGTTCTTTTTTGAATGTGTATCCAAAAGTTGCAGATCTAAACGCTAAGTAATCTGAATCTACTAACCAACGAGACGAAGCTGCTAAGTTTTGCGTTGTATTATTTGTAGTTAACTTGTTCATGTTTGTTACTTGTCCTGGAGTAGTCCAAGCATTTAACATATCTACGTGTAACGCTCCTCCATCTGGTGCAGTATCAATAAAACTTGCATAGTTTGTATCATACGTTTGTCCACCAATTTGATATGTAAATAACGTATTCAAGAAGAACCCTTTGTATGAGAAGTTATTAGAGAAACTTCCGTATAAATCTGGCATTGCAGAACCTACATAACCATATTCTGCATTATTGTGGTTAATTGTATACTTTTTACCATCAATTTCACGTGTACTAGCATCGTCAGCACGAGTAGGATCTTGCACGTATAATGAACGTCCATCGTTAGGGTCAATTCCATGGAATTTTCTTAACCAGAAATCATAGATAGAAGAACCAACAGCTAAACGCTTTGTACCATTAATAATTTCTTCTTGACCATCTGGTAATTTTGTGATCTCATTTTTAATTGTTGCCCCATCCACATTGAAGTCCCAACGAAAGTTTTCGTTACGTACGATTCCGAATTGTAATGCAACCTCAATACCTGAATTTTGCATATCTCCCATATTCTTGTTGATAGAATTTCCTGGAACCCCGTCAGATCCTGGAGTAGGAACAGCAAAAATTAAGTCAGATGTTTTTCTGTTGTAGTATTCAACAGTACCAGCAACACGGTTGTTAAATAATCCAAATTCAACTGCTACATCAAATTGTGCATTAGTTTCCCATGTTAAATCAGCAGAACCAATTTGAGTTAATAATACTCCTGTTTCACCTGCATTATTATATCCTAAAGAGAATAAATTTAAGTCAGTTTGATAACCAGGTGCTGAAGAAATACCACCATCATTACCAACTTCCCCGTAAGACCCTCTTAATTTTAATAAATTAACTACGTTAGAATTAACTAAGAATGATTCTCTGTGTAAGTTCCAAGCTGCACCAGCAGACCAGAATATACCTTTATTATTATCCTCAGCAAAACGAGACGATTTATCTTGACGAATAGAAGCAGATAAAGAATATTTACTATCATAATCGTATCCTAAACGTGCAAAGTAAGATTCTTTTCTTAAATCATAAGTATATCCACTCGCACTAGTAGTAGTTAAGTAATTTGACAACTCTTTAATTCCAGCCATTACCTCACCAGTTTTTCTAGTGTATTGGTAATCGATGTGTCTGTCAAAAGACTCGTGTCCTAAATCAACTGTAAAGTTATTTAATCCAATAGATTTTTGGTATGTTAAAATCTGGTTTAATGTTAAACCTGATGTTTTTTGACTTTCAATTGCTAATGCTGCAGTACCAATTGCATCACCAATTTCTTTATTTCCGTAAGCTTTGAATCTGAAGTTTTGAACATCGTATGCAACGTTAGTTCTGAAAGTTAAACCTGGTAATAATTTAAACTCTGCAAAAGAACGTACATTAACAGCATTTGTTTCTCTGATACGGTCATTTAATAATGTTTCTTGTAAAACATTACGTCCTGCTCCAGCACCAGCACCACGTCCTCTTGTAAAAGTACCATCATATCTAACATTTCCGTTTGCATCATACATTCTATTCCCTTGTGCATCATATAAGAATGGAGAATAAATTGGTGCCATGTAACGAGCTGTGTAGAAAGGATTGATGTAAGAAGTACCTTCTCCATCTTCAGCTTGATTAGATTTAGTTAAGGTACCAGCAACATCTGTTCCTAACTTTAACCATTTAGAAACATCAGTAGTTGCACCTGCACGAGCAGTATAACGCTCAAAATCTGATTTAATCACATAACCTTCTTCATTGTTATAAGACATCGAAGCATTATATGACGTATTTTCTGTCGCTCCTGCATATCCTAAACTATATTGTTGGATAGATCCAACTCTTGTTACATAATCTTGCCAATCAAAATCATTAAATAACATTGATGCATTTGGGTTTAATTCCCCATTGATAACAACTGCATTATTTGCAACGTTATAAATATTATTTTGTAAGTTTTGAGAAATTAAGTTTTCAGATGCCCACGTATTCGCTTGTTCTAAAGTTGCATTTGGATTTGACTCTTGGTATCCATTACGCATTGCAGTCCAAGTTAATTTGTAGTAATCTTCAGTTCCAATTCTATCATACTCAGGAATACCACGAGTTACTACCCCTGTATTTGTAGATAATGTGAAAGTACCTTTTTTACCTTTTTTACCTTTTTTAGTCGTAATCATAACAACCCCATTCGCTGCTGACGAACCGTATAATGACGTAGAAGCTGCATCTTTTAACACGCTAAACGACTCGATATCATTAGGGTTAAGATCAGATAATGATCCTGTAAATACAGCACCATCAACAATATATAATGGAGAGTTTGATAAATTATATGAAGAGATACCACGAATACGGATATCAACTCCTGAACCTGGTTGTCCAGTAGTCGTTGAGAATTGCACCCCTGGAGCTCCTTCTAATGCCTTAGCAACGTTTGTTAAAGGACGATCTTCAAAAGCTTCAGATTTAATTTGAATATTAGAACCTACAACTGTTTCTTTCTTTTGAACACCGTAAGCAACGATAACTGTTTCTTCTAAATCGATATTATCTGAAACTGATGCTGTTTCTAATGTACCTAACGTAGTAGAAGTAACAACTACTTCTTTTCCGTTAATTAATAATACATCACCAACTTTCGCATCGATAGAGAATTCACCATTCTCATCTGTATAAACCACCGTATTAGTTCCTTTGATTTGAACTGGAACGTCCATTTCAGGAAAACCATTTTTATCATTTACAGTTCCTGTAGTTTGAGCGTATGCTACAGCTCCAAACCCAAGAAAAGCTAAAAGACTTAATGAAGTTAACTTTCTTCTCATGTGTCAATTTATTATTTAGTGGTACAATAATAACATTTTCTTAAGAATATTAATATAAATTTAACGTTGTTTTGTTTAAAATTTGAAAAATCATCACAATAAACTAGGTTAAAACGACGTTATATTTAATCATTTTGACTGTTTTTTAAATTTTTGTTAATAATAAAATTTATTTTATTTGATAAAAACAAGTTTATTTATCAAATACTTACACTGTTTTTAACTAAAAACACTTCTTAAATCACCTATTTTTTTAACTTTTGATTTATAATTTAAGTTTTTATTAAGTTTTTTGTGATTTTAAAATCATTTTCAATCTTAAAAAAATAAACAAAAACATCCTCGCTCTTTAAAAATTCATATTTTTGATAGCGTTTAAAAAAACAATAATGATATTTGTTACAGGAGGTACAGGTTTAGTCGGCAGTAATTTATTATTACAATTAATAGATAAAGGTGAAAAAGTACGTGCCTTAAAACGCTCAGATTCTAATATCAGAGAAGTTGAATTGTTTTTTAAGCGAAATAAATCACAGGAAATTTTTCATAAAATTGAATGGATAGAAGGTGATATTTTAGATATTACATTTTTATCTATCGCTTTAAAAGATGTAAAAACAATCTTCCATACAGCGGCATTTGTAAGTTTTGATCCGAAAGATGCCGAAAAAGTAATCCAAACAAATGTTTTCGGAACTGAAGGTTTAATTAATGAAGCAATTGATTCTGGAGTTGGGAATTTTATATATGTAAGTTCGATAGCTGCAATGGATGATATTAATCCAGTAACTAAATTGATTGATGAAAAATCTACTTGGAACAATGACGCTAAACATTCGGCTTACGCCATTTCAAAATACCGTTCAGAGATGGAGGTTTGGAGAGGTTCACAAGAAGGTCTAAATGTTATTGTTGTTAATCCTTCAATCATAATTGGTTCTTACGATGGACATCGCGAAAGTGAAAAATTATTCCAAGACAATTTCATTAATAATTACGCTCCTACAGGCGGAACTGGTTTTGTAGATGTTCGCGATGTAACTAAAATAATTATCAGTTTATACGACCAAAATTTATATAATCAAAAATATATAATCAACGCTGAAAACGTTACTTATGCAGAAGTTTTAGCACATGTTGCGAAAAAGAAACAAAAAGAAATCAATTCAATTTCTAATAAAACTTTAAAAGTTTTACAATTAGTAACATCTGTCACAAAACATTTCGGAACTCCAACTTTAGATAGTGGAACTTATCATGCGTTAACGACGTTTACCAAATACGATAATTCAAAAATAATCAATACTTTAAATTACAAATTTATTCCTGTTAAAGAAGCAATTGATTATCATTATAATAATTACCAAAAAATTATTTCTTCTAAATAAGATATTTTTGCCCACATGGAAAAGCAATTTCAAACAACATTAGACACAATATATTTATTAAAGGAAGGTGAAGTTTCAGCGAAAAGTCCTTCAAATATTGCCTTGATTAAATATTGGGGGAAAAAGGAAAATCAAATTCCTACCAATAGTTCTATCAGTTATACTTTAACCAATTCGTACACAGAAACTACTTTAAAATTTACTCCAAAACAGGAAGATGGTTTTGATGTAAAAGTTCATTTAGAAGGCGAATTTAAAGAAAGTTTTGCACCTAAAATCATAACGTTCTTCGAGAGAATTACGGCATATATTCCGTTTTTGGAACAATATAGTTTTGAAGTTCATACCTCAAATTCATTTCCACATAGTTCTGGTATTGCATCATCAGCATCTGGAATGAGTGCTTTAGCACTTTGTTTAGTACAGATTGAACAATTATTAGGCGCAAATTTAACGGAAGATGAAGCTTTAAAGAAAGCATCATTTTTAGCAAGATTAGGATCTGGAAGCGCATGTAGATCTGTTTATAAAGGATTAGTTGAATGGGGTGGAAACAACTTTATGAAAGGAAGTTCTGACTTATATGGAACAAAATATCCTGACACTGAAATTCATGATGTTTTTAAAACATTTCATGATACGATTTTATTAATTCATGAAGGAGAAAAATCTGTTTCTTCTACTGTTGGTCATAATTTAATGAACGGTCATCCTTATGCTGAACGTCGTTTTGATGAAGCAAACGAGAATCTACAAAAATTACTTCCGATTTTAAAATCAGGTGATGTAAAAGCGTTTGGAGAATTAGTTGAACACGAAGCCTTAACTTTACATGCAATGATGATGATGTCGAGCCCAGCTTTTATTTTAATGAAACCTAATACAGTTGCGGCTCTTGATAAATTATGGGAATTCCGTCGTGAAACTGGAAATCAATTGTATTTTACTTTGGATGCAGGTGCAAACGTGCATTTATTGTATCCTGCTGAAGATGCTGAAGCGATTGAAATTTTCATTGAGAATGAATTGAAACAATTCTGCCAAAGTGGAAAATACATTAAAGACAAAGTAAATTTCTAAATATTAAAAAAAACCTCAAGTTTTAAACTTGAGGTTTTTTATTGATCTTATGTAAAATTCCCGCTATAGTTAAAGCTATAAAACCACTCATCATCAGAACAACTATTAAATTCCCAACTGTAATTTCTATCGGAAATAATTCAAATCTTATGATTGAAAAGATAAGTGTAAAAACGAATATTTTCATCCAAAATTGATAGTCAAAAGATTTGGTTGCGATTGAAGAAATTGGAAGTTGGTGTATCCAATAAAGTATATAACACAATCCCACAACAGAACTAAAATGTTGTAAAAATTTAAATCCTTTCACTTCAAATCCAACATCAAACCACACTGATTTTAAGAAAGAAATTTGATTGACGAAAAATCCCCATTCGTGCGTAAAAGCATCCCAAATTAAATGTGAATATGTACCGATGATTATTGAAAAAATTACTACAAACCAATTATTTTTAAAATAATTCCACCAATCGAATGCTGTAAAATTTATACATCTCGATTTGAAATAAATTGGAAGTTTTTCGATTAAAATATTTCGAACGAAAAGCTGGAAAATAAAACAATAAATTAAAGCTAGTGGTAAATCGAAATACAAAGCACCCAACCAATCATGTCCATAAGTAGCTAAAATTTTCATTCGAGAAAAATATTCCAAATCAGGCGACATCGATCCAACGACAAGTCCTGTTAAAGAAACATATTTCCCTGAAATTTTATGAAACGGTAAAAATATTGAGGCGTGTGATAATGTAAATGGCATCGCAATTCTGAAATTTATAAAGAAAGATATAAAAAAAACGTCCTTAAAAATAAAGACGTTTTTTAAAATTTATTGGATAATATTTTTTTAGTAACCTCCGTTAACTTGCTCTCCTTTTGCAATTGCTAAAGCTGAAGAAGTTCCGATACGTTTTACGCCTAAATCAATCATTTTCTGTGCTTCCTCGATGTTACGAACACCTCCCGATGCTTTTACCGGTAAAATTCCTGCATGTTCTAACATTAATTTAATCACATGCTCATTTGCTCCATTCGGCTCACCATTTGGAGTTTGATAAAAACCAGTAGAAGATTTTACAAATACATTTTGTGCATGTTCTTCACCAATTTTATTTATTACAATATCACGAATTAATTGTGTAATAGAAATAATTTCTTCATCAGTTAAAGCTGCCGTTTCAATGATCCATTTTACAACTTTACCTTCTCTTAACGCAACCGTTGTACATGATTCAACCTCATCAGCCACTTTCTCCACTTCACCTTTTTTGAAAGCTTCGAAATTAATAACGAAATCTAATTCATCCGCACCATCAGCAATCGCTTTTTGTGCTTCTCTTAATTTTTCGTTTACATCATTCGTACCTTCATGGAAACCAATTACAGTTCCTAAAACAACTTCTGATTTATTTTCATCTAACAATTCACGAACCGAGCGTACGTAATCTGGGCGAATCATTACTGCATAAATCCCATTTTCCATTGCTTCTTGAGCTAATGCTCTAACTTGATCCAAAGTTTCAGAATTTGAAATTCCGGCTTGTTCTGGAGTTTTAAGATACGTCGAGTCTAAATATGTTTTAATACTCATCTTTATATATTAAAGTTTGATTTGTCTATTTATTGTTTGTTCCAACGAAATAATCGTTTCGGTACGAGTTACACCGTCTATTTGCTGAATTTTCTGATTCAAAACATTCATCAAATGCATATTATCTTTGCAAAGAATCTTTAAAAAGATCCCGTAATTACCTGTGGTAAAATGAGCCTCTACAACTTCTGGAATTGCTTCTAAAGATTTAATCACATTGATGTATGATGATGATTTATCCATAAAAACCCCAACAAATGACATTGTTAAATAACCCAATACACTCGGATTTATTATAGTCTTTGTCGAATTAATTAATCCTGAAGTTTCCAATTTCTTGATACGTTGATGTACAGCTGTATTAGAAATTGACAATTCTTTTGCTAATTGAGATACAGGAATATTTGCATTATCCATAAAAGCATTCAAAATCAATTTATCAATTCCGTCAAGTTCAACTTGACCGTTGTCATGAATTCTCACTTCCTTTCAGTTTTATATTGCAAATTTAATATTTAATTATGGCATAAACGGGAAAATGATCGCTATATCCACCTAAATATTTTGAACCTATAAAAGTACGATTTGGGAAAGCTCCCATTTTGTCTATGTTTTGGGTTAAAAATGCTGAATCAAAAATATCGGCTTTTAAGAATTGAAGACGGCTATCAACAGTTAAAAACCCTTTGGTAACCATAATCTGGTCGAATAACATCCATTGTTTTTTATGTACTAATGAACCTCTTTTATAACTCATTAAACCTACCATTGGGTTATAAATTTCGTTATATTTTACCTCATCTTGTTTTGCTCTTGTATTTAGCTCTAATCTTATATTATCTGCTGTTGGCGTATCATTAAAATCTCCCATCACAACGATTTTAGCTTCAGAATTTTCGTTCAGAATTAAATCTATTTGTTTTCGAATTTTACTTAATAAAATTCTACGCTTTTCTTGATTAATTTCTTGATCTAATTTTGAAGGTAAATGCACTACAAAAAAATAGATTTTCTCCCTCTCAAACTCAGCTTCAACATAAAGAACATCTCTTGTATAAGATTTGTTTCCAGAACTATCTTTAAAAATCACACGTATTGGTTCTGATTTTAAAATCGTAATCCTGTCCTTTTGATAAATACAACAAACATTAATTTTTCGTTCATCTAAAGATTCATAAAAAACATAATTATAATTCGCTTTTTGCAGACGCGCATTCTTAATAATATCTTCTAATACACTCTCATTTTCCACTTCTGCTAAACCTACAAATAATGGTAAATCTTCAGTTTCTTTGAATCC containing:
- the tyrS gene encoding tyrosine--tRNA ligase, whose product is MNPFIEELTWRGLVHNIMPGTEEQLSKEMTSGYVGFDPTADSLHVGSLVPIFLLVHLQRHGHRPIALVGGATGFIGDPTGKAAERSLLDEETLDKYVAGIKGQLARFLDFDSNNGNSAILVNNYDWMKEFSFIDFARTVGKHITVNYMMSKDSVKNRLSAESNVGMSFTEFTYQLIQGYDFVHLYRELGAKLQMGGSDQWGNITTGTELIRRMDGGEGFAFTCPLTTKADGTKFGKSEGGENIWLDKNRTSPYKFYQFWLNQADADAEKYIKIYTFLDKETIDELIERHRQEPHLRELQRKLATEITILVHGVDELRKAEKASQVLFGKSTSEDLKELDADTFLSVFEGVPQGTIDKADIDAGLDIVAALAEKSGFLKSNSEARRELTANSISVNKEKVTEEFVLTADNLIADKYVLLQKGKKNYFILIVE
- a CDS encoding CorA family divalent cation transporter, yielding MEVFFQNQQIKWINLHHPTTKQLEEIASQYGFLKLTIEDSLEPGHLPKFESDEHISFLLVRFFDQEKRTLKNVVREFSHKISIYFGKDFIITVHQKEASVFDRVLQKYIHKTDSNKVTKKGIIYNIINETLKTFEPPADRMDEEINTLEEMVFSNNFEKLKLQNLYHLKREASACRKILDYTLDALNEYTLSNNKTSTMQDLKEDCIKMLHLHTQIVEDVQNLLSIYLSLNSQKSNDIMKTLTIFSAFFLPLTFIVGIYGMNFNYMPELSYKWGYPICILSMLILVIFIYAWFKRKKYL
- a CDS encoding RagB/SusD family nutrient uptake outer membrane protein — its product is MKKAKYILAALVLGSSLTLTSCSDDFLDTTPTSSVSDAVAYATGENLMVIINGMHRNMYVRQNSSQGQNGYTAQLIVNEILGEDVIFPTQGNGWFVSGMRWLTNNNESSTDLSYPWNFWYGMIRSANNVIVYGEAATGDQTLKEKAIGEAYAYRAYSHFELVQRYANRYVKGQNNSQLGVIIRTDPSSSEILVPKARNTVEEVYAQIWADLDKAEQLLTGKTKTNSSHFALDNVLGLKARIALVQQDYEKAAQYAALARQGKSLMTQAQYKQGFNDYTNPEWMWGITIVADQTDYFGNFHAYMSRNYNSTQIRQAPKVMNHALYAAFPTTDVRTQVVDPTGQHASLNLASSYSKFPYTSEKFITKNRDNNTPLGDVPFMRVAEMYLIEAEAKYFLGDEAGSKAILAQLATARDTAFTGFTTSGQAYLDELYLHRRIELWGEGFRFFDLKRTASPLNRRDTGAVAAVINNVWEIPANDLRWTWVIPRSELNANPLCEQNPS
- a CDS encoding SusC/RagA family TonB-linked outer membrane protein; protein product: MRRKLTSLSLLAFLGFGAVAYAQTTGTVNDKNGFPEMDVPVQIKGTNTVVYTDENGEFSIDAKVGDVLLINGKEVVVTSTTLGTLETASVSDNIDLEETVIVAYGVQKKETVVGSNIQIKSEAFEDRPLTNVAKALEGAPGVQFSTTTGQPGSGVDIRIRGISSYNLSNSPLYIVDGAVFTGSLSDLNPNDIESFSVLKDAASTSLYGSSAANGVVMITTKKGKKGKKGTFTLSTNTGVVTRGIPEYDRIGTEDYYKLTWTAMRNGYQESNPNATLEQANTWASENLISQNLQNNIYNVANNAVVINGELNPNASMLFNDFDWQDYVTRVGSIQQYSLGYAGATENTSYNASMSYNNEEGYVIKSDFERYTARAGATTDVSKWLKLGTDVAGTLTKSNQAEDGEGTSYINPFYTARYMAPIYSPFLYDAQGNRMYDANGNVRYDGTFTRGRGAGAGAGRNVLQETLLNDRIRETNAVNVRSFAEFKLLPGLTFRTNVAYDVQNFRFKAYGNKEIGDAIGTAALAIESQKTSGLTLNQILTYQKSIGLNNFTVDLGHESFDRHIDYQYTRKTGEVMAGIKELSNYLTTTSASGYTYDLRKESYFARLGYDYDSKYSLSASIRQDKSSRFAEDNNKGIFWSAGAAWNLHRESFLVNSNVVNLLKLRGSYGEVGNDGGISSAPGYQTDLNLFSLGYNNAGETGVLLTQIGSADLTWETNAQFDVAVEFGLFNNRVAGTVEYYNRKTSDLIFAVPTPGSDGVPGNSINKNMGDMQNSGIEVALQFGIVRNENFRWDFNVDGATIKNEITKLPDGQEEIINGTKRLAVGSSIYDFWLRKFHGIDPNDGRSLYVQDPTRADDASTREIDGKKYTINHNNAEYGYVGSAMPDLYGSFSNNFSYKGFFLNTLFTYQIGGQTYDTNYASFIDTAPDGGALHVDMLNAWTTPGQVTNMNKLTTNNTTQNLAASSRWLVDSDYLAFRSATFGYTFKKEQLESLGFSSLKLYLSGENLVSWTARKGLEPVQSFNGTTSYRFTPARTISVGLNVQF
- a CDS encoding NAD-dependent epimerase/dehydratase family protein produces the protein MIFVTGGTGLVGSNLLLQLIDKGEKVRALKRSDSNIREVELFFKRNKSQEIFHKIEWIEGDILDITFLSIALKDVKTIFHTAAFVSFDPKDAEKVIQTNVFGTEGLINEAIDSGVGNFIYVSSIAAMDDINPVTKLIDEKSTWNNDAKHSAYAISKYRSEMEVWRGSQEGLNVIVVNPSIIIGSYDGHRESEKLFQDNFINNYAPTGGTGFVDVRDVTKIIISLYDQNLYNQKYIINAENVTYAEVLAHVAKKKQKEINSISNKTLKVLQLVTSVTKHFGTPTLDSGTYHALTTFTKYDNSKIINTLNYKFIPVKEAIDYHYNNYQKIISSK
- a CDS encoding diphosphomevalonate/mevalonate 3,5-bisphosphate decarboxylase family protein, with translation MEKQFQTTLDTIYLLKEGEVSAKSPSNIALIKYWGKKENQIPTNSSISYTLTNSYTETTLKFTPKQEDGFDVKVHLEGEFKESFAPKIITFFERITAYIPFLEQYSFEVHTSNSFPHSSGIASSASGMSALALCLVQIEQLLGANLTEDEALKKASFLARLGSGSACRSVYKGLVEWGGNNFMKGSSDLYGTKYPDTEIHDVFKTFHDTILLIHEGEKSVSSTVGHNLMNGHPYAERRFDEANENLQKLLPILKSGDVKAFGELVEHEALTLHAMMMMSSPAFILMKPNTVAALDKLWEFRRETGNQLYFTLDAGANVHLLYPAEDAEAIEIFIENELKQFCQSGKYIKDKVNF